Proteins from a single region of Chaetodon trifascialis isolate fChaTrf1 chromosome 10, fChaTrf1.hap1, whole genome shotgun sequence:
- the neto2b gene encoding neuropilin and tolloid-like protein 2 isoform X1, with amino-acid sequence MRTWSSLKSKPRKRTSAERMHVVWIFLLFIEEGFALAQKTKDGGAGSKGVKPSQRPQQSRHCGNWVRNTDGGTFSSPNYPKTYPPNKECLYVLEALPRQRIELLFDETFYIEASFECRFDHIEVRDGPFSFSPLINRFCGSASPGLVLSSGRFMWIRFFSDEELEGIGFQVQYSFTADPEFHLHVGGLLNPIPECQFELSGADGLIRSSQVEEEYKVKPDQAVDCIWTIRAPTNHRIYLRFLEYQMENSNECKKNFVAVYDGSNAIEDLKAKFCSTVANDIMLDTGVGVVRMWADESSRLSRFRMLFTSFADPPCAGSAFFCHSNMCINTSLVCNGIQNCVFPWDESNCKEKKSKGVFHQITKTHGTVICVSTGVVLLLLIVSILVQVKQPRKKVLVRKNNLFPRGDFQEVFDPPHYELFTLRDKEMSGDLGELSEELQSLQALRRSSSGSRCIHEHHCGSQVSVNSIKASQGAHGMGRGSLELPPFRGDFQSTLPPLRDLNSSLRKKSWPSMKPGRMQGHHSMGERALGRQDRVMEEDEEEEEDGRYDVYVRRAGSRRGNFEMAQQRSLSMDF; translated from the exons ATGCGCACTTGGTCAAGTTTGAAATCAAAGCCCAGAAAACGGACTTCAGCTGAGAGGATGCATGTAG TCTGGATATTTCTCCTATTCATTGAGGAGGGATTTGCTCTGGCACAAAAGACCAAAG ATGGAGGTGCAGGATCAAAAGGGGTCAAACCCTCCCAGCGGCCGCAGCAATCTCGTCACTGTGGGAACTGGGTACGAAACACAGATGGCGGCACCTTTAGCTCCCCAAACTACCCGAAAACGTACCCTCCTAATAAGGAGTGCCTGTACGTACTGGAAG CCCTGCCCCGCCAGAGGatagagctgctgtttgatgagaCCTTCTACATCGAGGCCTCATTTGAGTGTCGTTTCGACCACATCGAGGTGCGGGACGGCCCcttcagcttctctccactgATCAATCGCTTCTGCGGCTCGGCCAGTCCCGGGCTCGTCCTCTCCAGCGGACGCTTCATGTGGATCCGCTTCTTCAGCGATGAAGAGCTGGAGGGGATTGGCTTCCAGGTCCAGTACAGCTTTACTGCAG ACCCTGAATTTCATCTGCATGTGGGAGGACTCTTAAACCCCATCCCAG AGTGTCAGTTTGAGCTGTCTGGGGCTGACGGCCTGATCCGCTCCagtcaggtggaggaggagtatAAAGTGAAGCCAGACCAGGCCGTGGACTGCATCTGGACTATACGAGCCCCAACAAACCACAGG ATTTACCTGCGATTCTTGGAATACCAGATGGAAAACTCAAATGAATGTAAGAAGAACTTTGTGGCTGTTTATGATGGCAGCAATGCTATTGAGGACTTAAAG GCCAAGTTTTGTAGTACAGTAGCTAATGACATCATGCTGGACACTGGTGTGGGAGTGGTGCGGATGTGGGCTGATGAGTCGAGCCGTCTCAGCCGTTTTCGGATGCTGTTCACCTCTTTTGCAGACC cacCTTGTGCAGGGAGTGCCTTCTTTTGCCACAGCAACATGTGCATCAACACTTCTCTTGTGTGCAACGGCATCCAAAACTGTGTCTTTCCCTGGGATGAAAGCAACTGCAAAG agaaaaagagcaaaggTGTTTTTCACCAAATTACAAAGACTCATGGGACAGTAATCTGTGTGTCTACGggggtggtgctgctgctcctcatcgTCTCCATCCTGGTGCAAGTCAAACAGCCACGAAAAAAG GTGTTGGTACGTAAGAATAACCTGTTCCCGCGGGGCGACTTCCAGGAGGTGTTTGACCCTCCACATTATGAACTCTTCACTCTCAGAGACAAG GAGATGTCTGGGGACCTTGGGGAGTTATCAGAGGAACTCCAGTCCCTGCAGGCACTCAGAAGGTCCTCATCAGGCTCACGCTGCATTCATGAACACCACTGTGGCTCCCAGGTTTCTGTCAACTCCATCAAAGCCAGTCAAGGTGCACATGGCATGGGCAGGGGATCCCTGGAGCTTCCCCCTTTCAGAGGAGACTTCCAGAGCACCTTGCCGCCCCTCAGGGATTTAAACAGCAGTCTGCGGAAGAAGAGCTGGCCTAGTATGAAACCAGGCCGAATGCAGGGCCATCACAGTATGGGAGAGAGAGCACTGGGGCGGCAGGATAGAGTGATggaagaggacgaagaggaggaggaagatggaaggTATGATGTGTACGTACGCAGAGCAGGAAGCCGAAGGGGGAACTTCGAAATGGCCCAGCAAAGATCCTTGTCCATGGACTTCTGA
- the neto2b gene encoding neuropilin and tolloid-like protein 2 isoform X2: MEVQDQKGSNPPSGRSNLVTVGTGYETQMAAPLAPQTTRKRTLLIRSASLPRQRIELLFDETFYIEASFECRFDHIEVRDGPFSFSPLINRFCGSASPGLVLSSGRFMWIRFFSDEELEGIGFQVQYSFTADPEFHLHVGGLLNPIPECQFELSGADGLIRSSQVEEEYKVKPDQAVDCIWTIRAPTNHRIYLRFLEYQMENSNECKKNFVAVYDGSNAIEDLKAKFCSTVANDIMLDTGVGVVRMWADESSRLSRFRMLFTSFADPPCAGSAFFCHSNMCINTSLVCNGIQNCVFPWDESNCKEKKSKGVFHQITKTHGTVICVSTGVVLLLLIVSILVQVKQPRKKVLVRKNNLFPRGDFQEVFDPPHYELFTLRDKEMSGDLGELSEELQSLQALRRSSSGSRCIHEHHCGSQVSVNSIKASQGAHGMGRGSLELPPFRGDFQSTLPPLRDLNSSLRKKSWPSMKPGRMQGHHSMGERALGRQDRVMEEDEEEEEDGRYDVYVRRAGSRRGNFEMAQQRSLSMDF, encoded by the exons ATGGAGGTGCAGGATCAAAAGGGGTCAAACCCTCCCAGCGGCCGCAGCAATCTCGTCACTGTGGGAACTGGGTACGAAACACAGATGGCGGCACCTTTAGCTCCCCAAACTACCCGAAAACGTACCCTCCTAATAAGGAGTGCCT CCCTGCCCCGCCAGAGGatagagctgctgtttgatgagaCCTTCTACATCGAGGCCTCATTTGAGTGTCGTTTCGACCACATCGAGGTGCGGGACGGCCCcttcagcttctctccactgATCAATCGCTTCTGCGGCTCGGCCAGTCCCGGGCTCGTCCTCTCCAGCGGACGCTTCATGTGGATCCGCTTCTTCAGCGATGAAGAGCTGGAGGGGATTGGCTTCCAGGTCCAGTACAGCTTTACTGCAG ACCCTGAATTTCATCTGCATGTGGGAGGACTCTTAAACCCCATCCCAG AGTGTCAGTTTGAGCTGTCTGGGGCTGACGGCCTGATCCGCTCCagtcaggtggaggaggagtatAAAGTGAAGCCAGACCAGGCCGTGGACTGCATCTGGACTATACGAGCCCCAACAAACCACAGG ATTTACCTGCGATTCTTGGAATACCAGATGGAAAACTCAAATGAATGTAAGAAGAACTTTGTGGCTGTTTATGATGGCAGCAATGCTATTGAGGACTTAAAG GCCAAGTTTTGTAGTACAGTAGCTAATGACATCATGCTGGACACTGGTGTGGGAGTGGTGCGGATGTGGGCTGATGAGTCGAGCCGTCTCAGCCGTTTTCGGATGCTGTTCACCTCTTTTGCAGACC cacCTTGTGCAGGGAGTGCCTTCTTTTGCCACAGCAACATGTGCATCAACACTTCTCTTGTGTGCAACGGCATCCAAAACTGTGTCTTTCCCTGGGATGAAAGCAACTGCAAAG agaaaaagagcaaaggTGTTTTTCACCAAATTACAAAGACTCATGGGACAGTAATCTGTGTGTCTACGggggtggtgctgctgctcctcatcgTCTCCATCCTGGTGCAAGTCAAACAGCCACGAAAAAAG GTGTTGGTACGTAAGAATAACCTGTTCCCGCGGGGCGACTTCCAGGAGGTGTTTGACCCTCCACATTATGAACTCTTCACTCTCAGAGACAAG GAGATGTCTGGGGACCTTGGGGAGTTATCAGAGGAACTCCAGTCCCTGCAGGCACTCAGAAGGTCCTCATCAGGCTCACGCTGCATTCATGAACACCACTGTGGCTCCCAGGTTTCTGTCAACTCCATCAAAGCCAGTCAAGGTGCACATGGCATGGGCAGGGGATCCCTGGAGCTTCCCCCTTTCAGAGGAGACTTCCAGAGCACCTTGCCGCCCCTCAGGGATTTAAACAGCAGTCTGCGGAAGAAGAGCTGGCCTAGTATGAAACCAGGCCGAATGCAGGGCCATCACAGTATGGGAGAGAGAGCACTGGGGCGGCAGGATAGAGTGATggaagaggacgaagaggaggaggaagatggaaggTATGATGTGTACGTACGCAGAGCAGGAAGCCGAAGGGGGAACTTCGAAATGGCCCAGCAAAGATCCTTGTCCATGGACTTCTGA
- the LOC139337416 gene encoding transmembrane protein 116: MKLKGVLSGVQIDVLSTEYLVLLTPSVIGSFSVLVVSIVRWRRLNEQVHLLVQLALADLLAALILMYTSAMNKVSTDNGVTICQYMLPLSLTFYFISFLLVVVYAWKSKSAIEGWRARPAEDEGGQSRCRRTIVTIPVYVIVWLFPIAVYFVYVLTPFIKPSVLIPATSRAASTLVGDDSKFCNSCILFLHVWSDSCSDAEIIHDTLIRVFLFLIVISVMFSCSVIYYKVGKWYERHEQEGLFPVEGDGRSRRRFKNVFSTARNMMMVILFCWAPALVLLLLSNLMLWTKVEQSSLFGLYMIQAASVSLQGFLNSMVYAWRRPNFTEAVLGENTPLVAYERLAFFDESLRSSSC, from the exons ATGAAGCTGAAAGGTGTACTGAGTGGAGTGCAG ATTGATGTACTCTCTACTGAGTACTTAGTGTTACTCACTCCCAG TGTGATTGGGAGCTTTTCTGTCCTGGTCGTTTCCATAGTGAGATGGAGGCGTCTGAATGAACAG GTGCACCTTCTGGTGCAGCTCGCCCTCGCAGACCTCCTGGCTGCTCTAATCCTGATGTACACCAGTGCCATGAACAAAGTTAGCACTGACAACGGTGTTACCATCTGTCAATACATGCTGCCGCTGTCACTG acattttactttatttcatttctgctggTGGTGGTTTATGCATGGAAGTCAAAGAGCGCAATCGAAGGGTGGAGAGCAAGACCTGCAGAGGATGAAGGTGGACAG AGTCGGTGTAGAAGGACAATAGTTACTATTCCTGTATATGTCATTGTGTG GTTGTTCCCCATTGCAGTATACTTTGTATACGTGCTCACTCCCTTCATTAAGCCTTCTGTGCTGATTCCAGCCACTAGCAGAGCAGCGAGCACACTTGTCGGTGATGATAGCAAATTCTGCAATAG ctgtattttgttCCTGCATGTCTGGAGCGATTCCTGCTCTGATGCT GAGATAATCCATGACACGTTAATcagagtttttcttttcctcattgTGATATCAGTGATGTTCTCTTGCTCT GTCATTTATTATAAGGTTGGCAAGTGGTATGAAAGACATGAGCAGGAGGGGCTTTTTCCTGTGGAGGGAGATGGACGTTCAAGACGGAGattcaaaaatgtgttttcgaCAGCAAGAAATATGATGATGGTCATCTTATTCTGCTGGGCCccag CTCTTGTTCTCCTTCTGCTGTCTAACCTGATGCTCTGGACAAAAGTTGAACAAAGCAGCCTGTTTGGCCTTTATATGATACAG GCTGCCAGCGTGTCCCTACAAGGCTTCCTGAACAGTATGGTTTACGCCTGGAGGCGGCCCAACTTCACCGAGGCCGTTCTTGGGGAGAATACACCCCTGGTGGCATATGAACGCCTGGCTTTCTTTGATGAATCACTGAGGAGCTCGTCTTGTTGA
- the LOC139337415 gene encoding ADP-ribosylation factor 4-like — protein sequence MGLTISSVFSQLFGKKQMRILMVGLDAAGKTTILYKLKLGEIVTTIPTIGFNVETVEYKNISFTVWDVGGQDKIRPLWRHYFQNTQGLIFVVDSNDRERVEESSEELSKMLMEDELKDAVLLVFANKQDLPNALSVSELTERLGLNTLRNKTWSIQQTCATQGTGLYEGLDWLSTELSKN from the exons ATGGGGCTCACCATCTCGTCGGTCTTCAGCCAGCTGTTTGGCAAAAAACAAATGAGGATTTTGATGG TTGGGCTGGATGCTGCCGGAAAAACGACTATCTTGTACAAATTGAAGCTTGGAGAAATTGTAACCACCATCCCAACCATCG GTTTCAATGTGGAGACAGTAGAATACAAAAATATCAGTTTCACTGTATGGGACGTGGGTGGCCAGGACAAGATCAGACCCCTCTGGAGACATTACTTCCAGAACACACAG GGCCTCATCTTTGTAGTGGACAGtaatgacagagaaagagtgGAGGAGTCTTCCGAAGAGCTTTCGAAGATG TTGATGGAGGATGAGTTGAAAGATGCAGTGTTGCTGGTGTTTGCTAACAAACAGGACCTTCCCAATGCCTTATCAGTCAGTGAGCTCACAGAGAGACTCGGCCTAAACACCCTCCGCAACAAAACT TGGAGCATACAGCAAACCTGCGCCACCCAGGGCACTGGGCTGTATGAAGGACTTGACTGGCTATCCACTGAGTTATCCAAGAACTAA